The Gemmatimonadaceae bacterium genome contains a region encoding:
- a CDS encoding YbhB/YbcL family Raf kinase inhibitor-like protein produces MRPLAVRAFLAAVVLIASASQARAQAAPAPRPTPMVLTIPAWPDGAQIPAKFTQAGEQVSPELKWSNVPAGTMSFVVNMLDPDVSIQRGTETQPHWIVWNIPAGAAGLPEAMKSGAELPDGTRQISASGPGYRGPGAPATGPLHHYTFEVYALDTKLDVTPSSATPAVNAALETRANVMKAMQGHVLGKAVYVGLFHRPQ; encoded by the coding sequence ATGCGACCCCTCGCCGTTCGCGCCTTCTTGGCTGCTGTCGTTTTGATCGCCAGTGCATCACAGGCGCGAGCCCAGGCCGCGCCCGCGCCGCGCCCGACGCCGATGGTGCTCACCATCCCCGCATGGCCCGACGGCGCACAGATCCCGGCGAAGTTCACTCAGGCGGGCGAGCAGGTCTCGCCCGAGCTCAAATGGAGCAACGTGCCGGCGGGAACCATGAGCTTCGTGGTGAACATGCTCGACCCCGACGTGTCCATTCAGCGCGGCACCGAAACGCAGCCGCATTGGATCGTCTGGAACATCCCCGCCGGAGCAGCCGGATTGCCCGAGGCGATGAAGTCCGGCGCGGAGCTCCCCGACGGCACTCGCCAAATCAGCGCGTCGGGCCCGGGATATCGTGGACCGGGAGCGCCCGCGACCGGGCCGCTGCATCACTACACGTTCGAGGTCTACGCGCTCGACACGAAGCTCGACGTCACCCCGTCATCCGCGACGCCGGCCGTGAACGCCGCGCTCGAGACGCGCGCCAACGTCATGAAAGCGATGCAAGGCCACGTACTCGGCAAAGCCGTCTACGTCGGGCTCTTTCATCGACCTCAATAG